In Rhodothermales bacterium, the genomic stretch TCCTCGCGTTAAGGCACTTCATGAACAAGGCCGGCAGTGAATCGGCCACGGACTTCATCGCGCGGCACCCGGAACTGCTCGACGCCGGGATTATGCTCACGCACTATTCCGCGCAGGCTCTCTTCTCCGATGAGGCTCGGTCGGCGTTTGTCGAGCCCGATCTGGATCCGATTCCGTGGTAGGTCGGCCCCATCTTACATTGACTTCGCGGCTCGACGCCCAGAAGTGAAGGGCGTTTGTGGGTGACGATATATCGCCCGCACCTTTCTCGTCCACCCTATCGTAGGGGGCCACACGCCCACCGACAATGATCAACCCCCCGCTGTGTATGAAAGCCGCCATCTACACCACCTACGGTCCCCCCGAAGTCGTCACCATTGCCGAAGTCCCCACGCCCGTCCCGGGGGATGACGAAGTCCTGATCCGCATCCGCGCGACCACCGTCTCGACGGCCGACTGGCGGGTGCGTAGCCTGTCGCTCCCGGCCGGTTTCGGGCTCCTGGCGCGGCCAATTTTCGGCTTCACAAAGCCCCGCCAGCCGATCCTGGGCACCGAGCTGGCCGGCGATGTCGCGGCCGTCGGGAAAAACGTCACCCGATTCAAGGTTGGCGACGCCGTGTTTGCCTATCCAGGGAGTAAGATGGGGTGCCATGCCGAATACCGTTGCCTCCCCGAGGATGCCCCGATCACCCGTAAACCACCCAATCTGACGTACGAAGAGGCGGCCACCCTGTCGTTCGGGGGAACGACAATGCTGGATTTCTACCGCCGGGCAGGCCTCAAGGCAGGGGATCGTGTGCTCGTCAACGGGGCTTCGGGCACCGTGGGCATCGCGGCGGTCCAGCTGGCGCGGCACGCCGGCGCCGAGGTCACGGCCGTCTGTGGGGGGCGTAGTGAGGAGCTGGTAATGTCTCTCGGAGCCACCCAGATCATCGACTATACGAAGGAGGATTTCACCCGGAACGGTCGGCGGTATGATGTTATCGTGGACACCGTGGGTACCGCGCCCTACGCGCGGTGCAAGGGCTCGCTTGCGGCCGGCGGCCGGCTCCTGGTCATCCTGGGAGGGCTCGGCGCGTTGCTGGCCG encodes the following:
- a CDS encoding NAD(P)-dependent alcohol dehydrogenase, translating into MKAAIYTTYGPPEVVTIAEVPTPVPGDDEVLIRIRATTVSTADWRVRSLSLPAGFGLLARPIFGFTKPRQPILGTELAGDVAAVGKNVTRFKVGDAVFAYPGSKMGCHAEYRCLPEDAPITRKPPNLTYEEAATLSFGGTTMLDFYRRAGLKAGDRVLVNGASGTVGIAAVQLARHAGAEVTAVCGGRSEELVMSLGATQIIDYTKEDFTRNGRRYDVIVDTVGTAPYARCKGSLAAGGRLLVILGGLGALLAAPFVSMTSDKKVIAGPGAERREDIEQLAGLAEAGVLKPVIDRTYPLDQIVEAHRYVDSGRKQGSVVVVV